The Agromyces sp. LHK192 genome includes a window with the following:
- the rplK gene encoding 50S ribosomal protein L11, which produces MAPKKKVTGLIKLQINAGAANPAPPIGPALGQHGVNIMEFCKAYNAATESQRGNVIPVEITVYEDRSFTFVLKTPPAAELIKKAAGVAKGSGVPHTTKVGKISPDQVRAIAEQKMADLNANDLDAASKIIAGTARSMGITVE; this is translated from the coding sequence ATGGCACCGAAGAAGAAGGTCACTGGTCTGATCAAGCTTCAGATCAACGCCGGCGCCGCCAACCCCGCACCGCCCATCGGTCCGGCGCTGGGTCAGCACGGCGTGAACATCATGGAGTTCTGCAAGGCCTACAACGCGGCGACCGAGTCGCAGCGCGGCAACGTGATCCCCGTCGAGATCACCGTCTACGAGGACCGCTCGTTCACCTTCGTCCTGAAGACCCCGCCCGCCGCGGAGCTCATCAAGAAGGCCGCCGGCGTCGCCAAGGGTTCGGGCGTCCCGCACACCACCAAGGTCGGCAAGATCTCGCCCGACCAGGTCCGCGCGATCGCCGAGCAGAAGATGGCCGACCTCAACGCGAACGACCTCGACGCCGCGTCGAAGATCATCGCCGGCACCGCTCGTTCGATGGGCATCACGGTCGAATAA
- the rplA gene encoding 50S ribosomal protein L1 translates to MAQKSKAYRAAADKIEAGKYYAPSEAVALAKETGSAKFDSTVEVALKLGVDPRKADQMVRGTVILPHGTGKTARVIVFATGPAAEAAIAAGADEVGGAELIEKVAGGYTSFDAAVSTPELMGQVGRLGKVLGPRGLMPNPKTGTVTPNPAKAVEEIKGGKIEFRVDKHANVHFVVGKASFSQDQLDDNLKAALEEVLRLKPSSSKGRYIQKGAVSTTFGPGIPLDVNAI, encoded by the coding sequence ATGGCACAGAAGTCCAAGGCCTACCGGGCCGCGGCCGACAAGATCGAGGCCGGCAAGTACTACGCACCGTCCGAGGCCGTCGCCCTCGCCAAGGAGACCGGCTCGGCGAAGTTCGACTCGACCGTCGAGGTCGCGCTGAAGCTCGGCGTCGACCCCCGCAAGGCCGACCAGATGGTGCGCGGCACCGTCATCCTCCCGCACGGCACGGGCAAGACCGCCCGCGTCATCGTGTTCGCGACCGGCCCCGCGGCCGAGGCTGCGATCGCGGCCGGTGCCGACGAGGTCGGCGGCGCCGAGCTCATCGAGAAGGTCGCCGGCGGCTACACCTCGTTCGACGCGGCCGTCTCGACCCCCGAGCTCATGGGCCAGGTCGGTCGTCTCGGCAAGGTGCTCGGCCCGCGCGGCCTCATGCCGAACCCGAAGACCGGCACCGTGACCCCGAACCCGGCGAAGGCCGTCGAGGAGATCAAGGGCGGCAAGATCGAGTTCCGCGTCGACAAGCACGCCAACGTGCACTTCGTCGTCGGCAAGGCCTCGTTCTCGCAGGACCAGCTCGATGACAACCTGAAGGCTGCCCTCGAAGAGGTGCTGCGTCTCAAGCCGTCGAGCTCGAAGGGCCGCTACATCCAGAAGGGCGCCGTGTCGACCACGTTCGGCCCCGGCATCCCGCTGGACGTCAACGCCATCTGA
- a CDS encoding acylphosphatase, protein MRRRIRVVVQGHVQGVGYRYATRRQARRRELSGWVRNLPDGSVESEVEGTPEMVASMLRWFHAGPPDAVVTSVDREELAPQDEPGPSDAAGEPPPEFRILR, encoded by the coding sequence GTGCGGCGACGGATCCGGGTGGTGGTGCAGGGGCACGTGCAGGGTGTCGGCTATCGGTATGCGACGCGGCGGCAGGCGCGGCGCCGCGAGCTGAGCGGCTGGGTGCGCAACCTGCCCGACGGGTCGGTGGAGTCCGAGGTCGAGGGCACGCCCGAGATGGTCGCGTCGATGCTGCGCTGGTTCCACGCGGGCCCGCCGGACGCGGTCGTCACGTCGGTCGACCGCGAGGAGCTCGCCCCGCAGGATGAACCTGGGCCGTCGGATGCTGCGGGCGAGCCTCCCCCCGAGTTCCGCATCCTCCGCTGA
- a CDS encoding NAD-dependent succinate-semialdehyde dehydrogenase: MNYAVTNPATGQVVATYDTITDDALQAKIAAAAEAHRAWAKQTTVEDRAALVRRVGELHVERRDELAELIVREMGKPVEQALGEVDFAGAIYEYYADHSADFLQDEEITLLDGEGSAIVRRSSLGVLLGIMPWNFPYYQVARFAGPNLIIGNTILLKHAEQCPESAAAIERIFLDAGFPEGAYVNLYASHEQIETVIADPRVQGVSLTGSERAGSAVAAIAGKHLKKVVLELGGSDPFILLSTDDLDAAVQNAVDARLDNSGQSCNAAKRFVVIDDLYEPFLEKFTAKLAEVEATDPTSPDSALGPLSSLKAAEGLDDQVKRAVEHGATLVHGGARDGAFFQTTVLTDVTPENPASKEEFFGPVAQVYRATDEADAVRIANDIPFGLGSYVYTTDREQALRVADGIEAGMVFVNVVLADGAELPFGGVKRSGSGRELGRFGADEFVNKKLIRIG, from the coding sequence ATGAACTACGCCGTCACCAACCCCGCGACCGGACAGGTCGTCGCGACCTACGACACCATCACCGACGACGCGCTGCAGGCGAAGATCGCCGCGGCCGCCGAGGCGCACCGCGCGTGGGCGAAGCAGACCACCGTCGAGGACCGCGCCGCGCTCGTGCGCCGGGTCGGCGAACTGCACGTCGAGCGGCGTGACGAGTTGGCCGAGCTGATCGTGCGCGAGATGGGCAAGCCGGTCGAGCAGGCCCTGGGCGAGGTCGACTTCGCCGGTGCCATCTACGAGTACTACGCCGACCACTCGGCCGACTTCCTCCAGGACGAGGAGATCACGCTCCTCGACGGCGAGGGCTCCGCGATCGTGCGCCGTTCGTCGCTGGGCGTGCTGCTCGGCATCATGCCGTGGAACTTCCCGTACTACCAGGTCGCCCGCTTCGCGGGCCCGAACCTCATCATCGGCAACACGATCCTCCTCAAGCACGCCGAGCAATGCCCCGAGTCGGCGGCGGCGATCGAGCGGATCTTCCTCGACGCCGGGTTCCCCGAGGGCGCGTACGTCAACCTCTACGCCTCGCACGAGCAGATCGAGACGGTCATCGCCGACCCGCGCGTGCAGGGCGTGTCGCTCACGGGCTCCGAGCGCGCCGGCTCGGCGGTCGCCGCGATCGCGGGCAAGCACCTGAAGAAGGTCGTGCTCGAACTCGGCGGCTCCGACCCGTTCATCCTCCTGTCGACCGACGACCTGGACGCTGCCGTGCAGAACGCCGTGGACGCCCGCCTCGACAACAGCGGGCAGTCCTGCAACGCCGCCAAGCGCTTCGTCGTCATCGACGACCTGTACGAGCCGTTCCTCGAGAAGTTCACCGCGAAGCTCGCCGAGGTCGAGGCGACCGACCCGACCTCCCCCGACTCGGCGCTCGGCCCGCTGTCGTCGCTCAAGGCGGCCGAGGGCCTCGACGACCAGGTCAAGCGCGCCGTCGAGCACGGCGCCACGCTCGTGCACGGCGGAGCGCGCGACGGCGCCTTCTTCCAGACGACGGTCCTCACGGACGTCACGCCCGAGAACCCGGCTTCGAAGGAGGAGTTCTTCGGGCCGGTCGCCCAGGTGTACCGCGCGACCGACGAGGCGGACGCCGTGCGCATCGCGAACGACATCCCCTTCGGCCTCGGCTCGTACGTCTACACGACCGACCGCGAGCAGGCGCTGCGCGTCGCGGACGGCATCGAGGCCGGCATGGTGTTCGTGAACGTCGTACTCGCCGACGGCGCCGAACTGCCCTTCGGCGGGGTCAAGCGCTCGGGCTCGGGCCGGGAGCTCGGCCGCTTCGGCGCCGACGAGTTCGTGAACAAGAAGCTGATCCGCATCGGCTGA
- a CDS encoding CaiB/BaiF CoA-transferase family protein, whose product MPDGVLGGVRVADFSRVLAGPYATMTLADFGADVIKVEPPGGDETRAWRPPVDASGTATYFGSVNRNKRSIVLDLATGPGLAEARRLAATADVLVENFRPGVMTRFGLGYDDLAVQNPGLVYCSITGFGSSGGAGLAGYDLLVQAVGGLMSITGHPDGEPVKAGVALVDVVAGQNAVAGILLALRERDRTGAGQRVEVNLLHGLLSALTNQAGSTLATGTPPSRLGNRHPSISPYAVFRAADRELVLAVGNDRQFGALAAALGRDDLADDDRFATNESRVAHRDALTAELERALAGRHAGDWVARLAEAGVPAGLVNDIGEAIAYAEALGLDPVVDLDGRRSISDPIGLSRTPADHRTPPPALDEHAGADWLTTRKDDR is encoded by the coding sequence ATGCCCGACGGCGTACTCGGCGGCGTCCGCGTCGCCGACTTCTCGCGGGTGCTGGCAGGTCCCTACGCGACCATGACGCTCGCGGACTTCGGCGCCGACGTCATCAAGGTCGAGCCGCCCGGCGGCGACGAGACGCGCGCGTGGCGCCCGCCCGTGGACGCCTCGGGCACCGCGACGTACTTCGGCAGCGTCAACCGCAACAAGCGGTCGATCGTGCTCGACCTCGCGACCGGGCCCGGGCTCGCCGAGGCACGCCGGTTGGCGGCGACCGCCGACGTGCTCGTCGAGAACTTCCGGCCCGGGGTGATGACGCGCTTCGGGCTCGGGTACGACGACCTCGCGGTGCAGAACCCGGGTCTCGTGTACTGCTCGATCACCGGGTTCGGGTCGAGCGGCGGAGCCGGCCTCGCCGGGTACGACCTGCTCGTGCAGGCCGTCGGCGGCCTCATGTCGATCACGGGGCATCCCGACGGCGAACCGGTGAAGGCCGGGGTCGCGCTCGTCGACGTCGTCGCGGGCCAGAACGCCGTCGCCGGCATCCTGCTCGCGCTGCGCGAGCGCGATCGCACGGGCGCAGGGCAGCGCGTCGAGGTGAACCTCCTGCACGGACTGCTCTCCGCCCTCACCAACCAGGCCGGTTCGACCCTCGCCACCGGGACACCGCCGTCGCGGCTCGGCAACCGGCATCCGTCGATCTCGCCCTACGCCGTGTTCCGCGCGGCGGACCGCGAACTCGTGCTCGCGGTCGGCAACGATCGCCAGTTCGGGGCGCTCGCCGCGGCGCTCGGTCGCGACGACCTGGCCGACGACGACCGCTTCGCGACGAACGAGTCGCGCGTGGCGCATCGCGACGCCCTCACCGCCGAGCTCGAGCGCGCGCTCGCAGGCCGCCACGCCGGCGACTGGGTGGCGCGGCTCGCCGAAGCCGGCGTTCCCGCCGGACTCGTGAACGACATCGGCGAGGCCATCGCGTACGCGGAGGCGCTCGGCCTCGACCCCGTCGTCGACCTCGACGGCCGCCGCTCCATCTCCGACCCGATCGGGCTGTCGCGAACGCCTGCAGACCACCGCACTCCGCCGCCCGCGCTCGACGAGCACGCCGGCGCCGACTGGCTCACCACCCGGAAGGACGACCGATGA
- a CDS encoding acyl-CoA dehydrogenase family protein: MTDAAEPTSPRPAAAPRIDAVFDLDALLTDDERDWQHRARAFAQERILPVIEDDFEAKHFRRELVPELGRAGFLGMHLTGYGCAGAGAVAYGLVCLELEAADSGWRTFVSVQGSLAMSAIHKYGSEAQKQRWLPGMAAGELIGCFALTEPQGGSDPAAMTTVARRDGDEWVLDGAKRWIGLASLADVAVVWARVDDASGEGGANAYGEGARAVRGFLVPTSTPGFTATPIDGKLSMRASVQCDVELDGVRVPADALLPGASGLSGPFGCLNEARYGIVWGAMGAARSCLEAALERSITREVFGKPIGANQLTQAKLADMFVEVEKGVLLALHLGRLKERGALTAAQISVGKLNSVREALRIAHEARSILAGDGITNAWPVMRHAANLESVRTYEGTDEIHQLVIGRELTGLSAF; the protein is encoded by the coding sequence ATGACCGACGCAGCCGAACCGACCTCGCCGCGACCGGCCGCCGCGCCTCGCATCGACGCGGTCTTCGACCTCGACGCCCTGCTCACCGACGACGAGCGAGACTGGCAGCATCGTGCCAGGGCCTTCGCGCAGGAGCGCATCCTCCCCGTCATCGAGGACGACTTCGAGGCGAAGCACTTCCGCCGCGAGCTCGTGCCCGAGCTCGGCCGGGCCGGTTTCCTCGGCATGCACCTGACCGGCTACGGATGCGCCGGCGCCGGGGCGGTCGCGTACGGCCTCGTCTGCCTCGAGCTCGAGGCCGCCGACTCCGGCTGGCGCACGTTCGTGTCGGTGCAGGGTTCGCTCGCGATGAGCGCGATCCACAAGTACGGCTCCGAGGCGCAGAAGCAGCGCTGGCTCCCCGGCATGGCGGCCGGCGAGCTCATCGGGTGCTTCGCGCTCACCGAACCGCAGGGCGGCAGCGACCCCGCGGCGATGACGACCGTCGCCCGCCGCGACGGCGACGAGTGGGTGCTCGACGGTGCGAAGCGGTGGATCGGCCTCGCGTCGCTCGCCGACGTCGCGGTCGTCTGGGCCCGCGTCGACGACGCGTCGGGCGAGGGCGGCGCGAATGCGTACGGCGAGGGTGCCCGCGCGGTGCGCGGCTTCCTCGTGCCGACGTCGACGCCCGGCTTCACGGCCACGCCGATCGACGGCAAGCTGTCGATGCGCGCGTCGGTGCAGTGCGACGTCGAACTCGACGGCGTGCGGGTGCCCGCCGACGCGCTGCTGCCCGGGGCATCCGGGCTCTCCGGCCCGTTCGGATGCCTCAACGAGGCGCGGTACGGCATCGTCTGGGGTGCCATGGGGGCCGCGCGCTCGTGCCTCGAGGCGGCGCTCGAGCGCTCGATCACGCGCGAGGTCTTCGGGAAGCCGATCGGCGCGAACCAGCTGACGCAGGCGAAGCTCGCCGACATGTTCGTCGAGGTCGAGAAGGGCGTGCTGCTGGCGCTGCATCTCGGCCGGCTCAAGGAGCGCGGCGCGCTGACGGCCGCGCAGATCTCGGTCGGCAAGCTCAACAGCGTGCGTGAGGCGCTGCGCATCGCGCACGAGGCCAGGTCGATCCTCGCGGGCGACGGCATCACGAACGCGTGGCCCGTGATGCGGCACGCCGCGAACCTCGAGTCCGTGCGCACCTACGAGGGGACCGACGAGATCCACCAGCTCGTGATCGGCCGCGAGCTGACGGGGCTCAGCGCGTTCTGA
- a CDS encoding amino acid ABC transporter substrate-binding protein has product MTRARRIRTAIGIAAAAAAVIGLAACSSGSGSGGSGDGAGASGDEYGLVKAGTLTVATEGTYRPFSYHDEGSGDLIGYDVEIAEAVAEKLGLEIEFQETQWDAIFAGLEAGRFDAIANQVSINPEREEQYLFSSPYTVSPSVVVVNEGDTSISSFDDLAGKTTAQSLTSNFYTLAEEAGATVEAVEGWAQAVALLEQGRVDATVNDRLTFLDYVKEHPEAKLEAVAETDPTESAFALTKDKEALVAAIDAALDELRADGTLAEIGEKYFGEDVSQ; this is encoded by the coding sequence ATGACCCGTGCCCGACGCATCCGCACCGCCATCGGCATCGCCGCCGCCGCTGCCGCCGTGATCGGGCTCGCCGCGTGCTCGAGCGGTTCGGGCTCGGGCGGTTCGGGCGACGGGGCCGGCGCATCCGGCGACGAGTACGGTCTCGTGAAGGCCGGCACGCTCACCGTCGCCACCGAGGGCACGTACCGCCCCTTCAGCTACCACGACGAGGGCTCGGGCGACCTCATCGGCTACGACGTCGAGATCGCCGAGGCGGTCGCCGAGAAGCTCGGCCTCGAGATCGAGTTCCAGGAGACCCAGTGGGACGCGATCTTCGCGGGCCTCGAGGCGGGCCGATTCGACGCGATCGCCAACCAGGTCTCGATCAACCCCGAGCGCGAGGAGCAGTACCTCTTCTCGTCGCCGTACACCGTCTCGCCGAGCGTGGTCGTCGTGAACGAGGGCGACACCTCGATCTCGAGCTTCGACGACCTGGCCGGCAAGACCACGGCGCAGTCGCTGACGAGCAACTTCTACACGCTCGCCGAGGAGGCGGGCGCCACGGTCGAGGCCGTCGAGGGCTGGGCGCAGGCCGTCGCGCTGCTCGAGCAGGGCCGCGTCGACGCCACCGTGAACGACCGGCTGACGTTCCTCGACTACGTGAAGGAGCACCCCGAGGCGAAGCTCGAGGCCGTCGCCGAGACCGACCCGACCGAGAGCGCCTTCGCGCTGACGAAGGACAAGGAGGCGCTCGTCGCGGCGATCGACGCGGCACTCGACGAACTCCGGGCCGACGGCACGCTCGCCGAGATCGGCGAGAAGTACTTCGGTGAGGACGTCTCGCAGTAA
- a CDS encoding amino acid ABC transporter permease: protein MNETPLNESLQLFLESFWPIVLGGLTGTIPLALASFVIGLVIALGVALARISKNRVLSGLARGYVSIIRGTPLLVQLFVIFYGLPAVGLVIDPWPSAIIAFSLNVGGYAAEVIRAAILSVPKGQWEAGYTIGMSPGRTLRRIILPQAARVSVPPLSNTFISLVKDTSLASLILVTELFRVSQQIAAFSQEFMLLYLEAALVYWLFCLVLSAGQSRIERRLDRHVATV from the coding sequence GTGAACGAGACGCCCCTGAACGAGAGCCTGCAGTTGTTCCTCGAGTCGTTCTGGCCGATCGTCCTCGGCGGGCTGACGGGAACGATTCCGCTCGCGCTCGCCTCGTTCGTCATCGGCCTCGTCATCGCGCTCGGCGTCGCGCTCGCCCGGATCTCGAAGAACCGGGTGCTGTCGGGGCTCGCGCGCGGGTACGTGTCGATCATCCGGGGCACGCCGCTGCTCGTGCAGCTGTTCGTGATCTTCTACGGGCTGCCGGCCGTCGGACTCGTCATCGACCCCTGGCCGAGCGCGATCATCGCGTTCTCGCTGAACGTCGGCGGCTACGCGGCCGAGGTGATCCGTGCCGCGATCCTGTCGGTGCCGAAGGGGCAGTGGGAGGCGGGGTACACGATCGGCATGTCGCCCGGGCGCACGCTGCGGCGCATCATCCTGCCGCAGGCCGCGCGCGTGTCGGTGCCGCCGCTGTCGAACACGTTCATCTCGCTCGTGAAGGACACCTCGCTCGCGTCGCTGATCCTCGTGACCGAGCTGTTCCGGGTGTCGCAGCAGATCGCGGCATTCAGCCAGGAGTTCATGCTGCTCTACCTCGAGGCGGCGCTGGTCTACTGGCTCTTCTGCCTGGTGCTCTCCGCCGGGCAGTCGCGCATCGAGAGGAGGCTCGACCGCCATGTCGCAACCGTCTGA
- a CDS encoding amino acid ABC transporter ATP-binding protein: MSQPSDDPIERPGAGTGAGAGGAAGEGGPGDALAPQAAPDDSVLLRARGIRKSFGANEVLRGVDLEVRRGEVVALIGPSGSGKTTVLRSLNGLETPDAGELEVDGGPAIDFAAPPSKAARYALRDRSAMVFQQHNLFPHLTVLQNVIEGPVQVQRMPRAEAVARAEALLARVGLAEKRDAYPFELSGGQQQRVGIVRALALAPDLLLFDEPTSALDPELAGEVLRVIKELADEGWTMVIVTHELAFARQVADEVVFLDGGVIVERGAPAQLFTAPREERTRRFLDRILRPMD; encoded by the coding sequence ATGTCGCAACCGTCTGACGACCCGATCGAACGCCCGGGCGCCGGCACCGGCGCCGGTGCTGGCGGGGCCGCCGGTGAAGGTGGGCCGGGCGACGCCCTCGCGCCGCAGGCGGCTCCCGACGATTCGGTGCTGCTGCGGGCCCGGGGCATCCGCAAGTCGTTCGGCGCGAACGAGGTGCTGCGCGGCGTCGACCTCGAGGTCAGGCGCGGCGAGGTGGTCGCGCTGATCGGCCCGAGCGGGTCGGGCAAGACCACGGTGCTGCGGTCGCTGAACGGCCTCGAGACGCCCGACGCGGGCGAGCTCGAGGTCGACGGCGGGCCGGCGATCGACTTCGCCGCGCCGCCGTCGAAGGCCGCCAGGTACGCGCTGCGCGACCGCTCGGCGATGGTCTTCCAGCAGCACAACCTGTTCCCGCATCTCACGGTGCTGCAGAACGTGATCGAGGGTCCGGTGCAGGTGCAGCGGATGCCGCGCGCCGAGGCCGTGGCCCGCGCCGAGGCGCTGCTCGCCCGCGTCGGCCTCGCCGAGAAGCGCGACGCGTACCCGTTCGAACTCTCGGGCGGTCAGCAGCAGCGCGTCGGGATCGTGCGGGCGCTGGCGCTCGCGCCCGACCTGCTGCTGTTCGACGAACCGACGAGCGCGCTCGACCCCGAGCTGGCGGGTGAGGTGCTCCGGGTCATCAAGGAGCTCGCCGACGAGGGCTGGACGATGGTCATCGTCACGCACGAGCTCGCGTTCGCGAGGCAGGTGGCCGACGAGGTGGTGTTCCTCGACGGCGGCGTGATCGTCGAGCGCGGCGCCCCCGCGCAACTGTTCACGGCCCCGCGCGAGGAACGCACGAGGCGGTTCCTCGACCGCATCCTCCGCCCGATGGACTGA
- a CDS encoding epoxide hydrolase family protein — protein sequence MTIVDTPTEIRPTSMHVPQDQLDDLRRRIEATRWPSPELVDDRTQGVRLSTMQALARYWATEYDWRRAEARLNALPQFTTEIDGVEIHFIHVRSRHEDAMPLIMTHGWPGSVVELLETVGPLTDPTSYGGRAEDAFHLVLPSLPGYGISGAPTELGWNSGRIGQAWAELMRRLGYDRYVAQGGDVGADVTDAMARQGAAGLIGVHLTLLAPALGLKDQLPTGTDEERAARAAVETFTTDGFGYFLEQQTRPQTIGYSLLDSPIGLAAWMLDHDTDSLLKISRAFVDSAPVGNLTRDHVLDNITLYWLTGTGASAARWYWEFGRFLAAVAAAGQAPPPTRVPVAFTAFPGEIWAAPRSWVEIVYPGVAYFNSVDRGGHFAAWEEPQLFSDEVRAAFRAVR from the coding sequence ATGACCATCGTCGACACCCCGACCGAGATCAGGCCGACGTCGATGCACGTGCCCCAGGACCAGCTCGACGACCTGCGCCGACGCATCGAGGCGACCCGCTGGCCGTCGCCCGAGCTCGTGGACGACCGCACCCAGGGGGTCCGCCTCTCGACCATGCAGGCACTCGCCCGGTACTGGGCGACCGAGTACGACTGGCGGCGGGCCGAGGCTCGATTGAACGCCCTGCCGCAGTTCACCACGGAGATCGACGGGGTCGAGATCCATTTCATCCACGTGCGGTCGCGGCACGAGGACGCGATGCCGCTCATCATGACCCATGGTTGGCCCGGCTCGGTCGTCGAGCTCCTCGAGACGGTCGGGCCGCTCACCGACCCGACCTCGTACGGCGGTCGCGCCGAGGATGCATTCCACCTCGTGCTGCCGTCGCTGCCCGGATACGGCATCTCGGGAGCCCCGACGGAGCTCGGCTGGAACTCCGGCCGCATCGGCCAGGCGTGGGCGGAGCTCATGCGCCGGCTCGGCTACGACCGGTACGTCGCGCAGGGCGGCGACGTCGGAGCGGACGTCACCGACGCCATGGCCCGCCAGGGTGCGGCCGGACTGATCGGCGTCCACCTCACGCTGCTCGCGCCGGCGCTGGGCCTGAAGGACCAGCTGCCGACCGGGACTGACGAGGAGCGCGCCGCCCGGGCGGCGGTCGAGACGTTCACGACCGACGGGTTCGGATACTTCCTCGAGCAGCAGACCCGACCCCAGACCATCGGCTACTCCCTGCTCGACTCGCCGATCGGCCTGGCGGCGTGGATGCTCGACCACGACACCGACAGCCTCCTGAAGATCTCGCGCGCGTTCGTCGACTCGGCGCCCGTGGGCAACCTGACCCGTGATCATGTCCTGGACAACATCACCCTGTACTGGCTGACCGGCACCGGGGCGAGCGCCGCGCGCTGGTACTGGGAGTTCGGGCGCTTCCTCGCGGCCGTCGCGGCCGCCGGGCAGGCTCCGCCGCCGACGCGGGTGCCCGTGGCGTTCACGGCGTTCCCCGGCGAGATCTGGGCCGCGCCGCGCAGCTGGGTCGAGATCGTCTACCCGGGCGTCGCCTACTTCAACTCGGTCGATCGCGGCGGGCACTTCGCCGCCTGGGAGGAGCCGCAGCTCTTCTCCGACGAAGTGCGCGCGGCATTCCGGGCGGTGCGGTGA
- a CDS encoding NADP-dependent oxidoreductase: MHALRAYAAHDPSRLEYEDAPEPRIGARDALVRVRASGVSPGELDWPTSWLEHDGSPRTPPIVIGHEVSGVVAALGAELADDAPVAVGAEVFGFIDIRRDGADAELVAVDVDELAPKPAGLTHAEASAVPLSALTAWQALFDHGQLMPGQRVLVHGGAGGVGTFAVQFAAWRGAHVIATASAGDAAFVESLGADEVIDFRATRFEDAATAIDLVVDTVGGQTWERSWDVLGPEGRIVSIAVPRPPDTEPRDGRRAIWFVVRPDVAQLMEIGDLADAGRVHPVVADERPVSEGRSAYGGGARRSGPGKVVLVVGD, encoded by the coding sequence ATGCACGCCCTCCGTGCGTACGCCGCGCACGATCCGTCGCGGCTCGAGTACGAAGACGCACCGGAGCCCCGGATCGGCGCACGCGATGCGCTCGTCCGGGTCCGGGCGAGCGGCGTGAGCCCGGGGGAGTTGGACTGGCCGACCTCGTGGCTCGAGCACGACGGCTCCCCCCGGACGCCGCCCATCGTGATCGGCCACGAGGTATCGGGAGTCGTGGCCGCGCTGGGTGCCGAGCTCGCCGACGATGCGCCCGTCGCGGTCGGGGCGGAGGTCTTCGGTTTCATCGACATCCGGCGCGACGGCGCCGACGCCGAGCTCGTCGCGGTCGACGTCGACGAGCTCGCCCCGAAGCCGGCCGGCCTGACGCACGCCGAGGCATCCGCGGTTCCGCTGTCGGCGCTCACGGCGTGGCAGGCCCTGTTCGACCACGGCCAGCTGATGCCCGGGCAGCGCGTCCTCGTCCATGGCGGCGCCGGCGGAGTCGGCACGTTCGCCGTTCAGTTCGCCGCGTGGCGCGGCGCCCACGTGATCGCGACGGCCTCGGCGGGCGACGCCGCGTTCGTCGAGTCGCTCGGCGCCGACGAGGTGATCGACTTCCGCGCAACGCGCTTCGAAGACGCCGCGACCGCGATCGACCTCGTCGTCGACACGGTCGGCGGGCAGACCTGGGAGCGCTCGTGGGACGTGCTCGGACCGGAGGGCCGGATCGTCTCGATCGCGGTGCCCCGTCCGCCCGACACGGAGCCGCGTGACGGCCGGCGGGCGATCTGGTTCGTCGTACGACCGGATGTCGCGCAGCTCATGGAGATCGGTGACCTGGCCGACGCCGGTCGGGTGCACCCGGTCGTCGCCGATGAACGGCCGGTCTCGGAGGGGCGCTCGGCCTACGGCGGCGGGGCGCGGCGCTCCGGCCCCGGCAAGGTGGTGCTCGTCGTGGGCGACTGA